Proteins encoded within one genomic window of Geminocystis sp. M7585_C2015_104:
- a CDS encoding SDR family oxidoreductase, with protein sequence MEKTPTRPRAIITGASSGIGKATAIAFASSGIDLCLIGRSEDKLSEVATQVAEYGGEVKTVATDLSQVAGVRSLFASLAEQFGPIDILVNSAGIGYTNPLQDTPLEDWEKVMRINLTSIFQAAVGVLPSMRQRGKGTIINVASIAGLQPFPGWGAYCVSKAALVALGHCLAQEERRHGIRVITICPGAVNTPIWDTETVQVRLPREAMLKPETVAQTILHVALLPQEAVIEQLVLTPTIGVL encoded by the coding sequence ATGGAAAAGACCCCAACCAGGCCAAGAGCGATCATCACCGGCGCCAGTAGTGGTATAGGCAAGGCAACGGCGATCGCTTTTGCCTCCTCAGGAATAGACCTGTGTCTGATAGGCCGATCAGAAGACAAGTTGTCAGAAGTGGCCACCCAGGTAGCCGAATATGGGGGGGAGGTAAAAACAGTAGCCACGGACTTGAGCCAAGTGGCAGGGGTGCGCAGTCTCTTTGCCTCTTTGGCCGAACAGTTCGGTCCTATTGACATTCTGGTCAATAGTGCCGGCATTGGCTACACTAACCCCCTTCAAGATACCCCCCTGGAAGACTGGGAAAAGGTAATGAGAATAAACCTCACCAGCATCTTTCAGGCGGCGGTGGGGGTGTTGCCCTCCATGCGTCAGAGGGGCAAGGGAACCATCATCAACGTGGCCTCCATTGCCGGCCTCCAACCCTTTCCCGGCTGGGGAGCCTACTGCGTCAGCAAGGCCGCTCTGGTGGCCCTTGGACATTGTCTGGCGCAGGAAGAGAGACGTCATGGCATTAGGGTGATTACCATCTGTCCTGGAGCAGTGAACACGCCCATCTGGGACACAGAGACGGTGCAGGTGCGGCTTCCACGGGAGGCAATGCTGAAACCAGAAACTGTCGCCCAAACCATACTGCACGTGGCCCTGTTGCCCCAGGAGGCGGTGATAGAACAACTTGTTCTTACCCCTACTATTGGCGTCCTCTGA
- a CDS encoding acetyl-CoA carboxylase carboxyltransferase subunit alpha yields MTKTTQKRTFLLEFEKPLVELQARIEQIRELAAENNVDVSQQLEELEGRAEQLRQEIFSTLTAAQKLQIARHPCRPSTLDYIQAITDEWLELHGDRRGYDDPALIGGIGRIEGRPVMLIGHQKGRDTKDNVARNFGMASPGGYRKAMRLMEHANRFGLPIITFIDTPGAYAGVEAERLGQGEAIAYNLREMFRLGVPIISTVIGEGGSGGALGIGVAEVLMMFEHSVYTVASPEACAAILWKDAKKAEQAAAALKITAKELKELGIIDRILPEPPGCAHSDPLAAAATLKQAILENIEYLSQFPPSKLREMRYQKFRRIGVFLENN; encoded by the coding sequence ATGACCAAAACGACACAGAAAAGAACTTTTTTACTGGAATTTGAAAAGCCACTGGTAGAGTTACAAGCCAGGATTGAACAAATTAGAGAATTGGCAGCAGAAAACAATGTGGACGTGTCCCAGCAGTTAGAGGAATTGGAAGGCAGAGCTGAACAACTACGACAAGAAATATTTAGTACTCTGACAGCTGCCCAGAAATTACAAATTGCCCGTCACCCCTGTCGCCCATCCACCCTGGACTACATACAGGCGATTACAGACGAGTGGCTGGAGTTGCATGGAGACAGAAGGGGTTATGATGACCCAGCTTTGATAGGAGGGATTGGCCGTATTGAAGGAAGGCCAGTAATGCTAATAGGGCACCAAAAAGGGAGAGACACTAAGGATAACGTAGCCCGGAATTTCGGAATGGCCTCTCCAGGGGGTTACAGAAAGGCCATGCGTTTAATGGAACACGCCAACCGCTTTGGCCTGCCCATTATCACCTTTATTGACACTCCCGGAGCCTATGCCGGCGTGGAAGCAGAAAGACTAGGGCAAGGGGAAGCCATAGCCTACAATCTAAGAGAAATGTTCCGTCTGGGGGTGCCCATCATCAGCACAGTCATAGGTGAGGGAGGATCTGGAGGCGCCCTGGGCATAGGCGTGGCGGAGGTTTTGATGATGTTTGAACATTCCGTCTACACCGTAGCCAGTCCAGAAGCCTGTGCCGCTATACTCTGGAAAGACGCCAAAAAGGCCGAACAAGCCGCCGCCGCCCTGAAAATTACCGCCAAGGAACTCAAAGAATTGGGCATTATTGACCGAATTTTGCCAGAACCTCCCGGCTGTGCCCATTCTGACCCGTTAGCGGCCGCCGCTACTCTAAAACAGGCCATTTTGGAGAATATCGAATATCTCTCCCAATTTCCCCCCTCTAAACTCCGGGAGATGCGTTATCAGAAATTCCGTCGTATAGGTGTTTTTCTCGAAAACAATTGA
- a CDS encoding 2-carboxy-1,4-naphthoquinone phytyltransferase, whose amino-acid sequence MKTTEEGVQPIVKQEVSKSQLWYAAIKPPMYTVAVIPVSFGTALAYRETGEFHLTVYIVFLLSAICIIAWLNLSNDVFDSETGVDVNKAHSVVNLTGNASLVFAISNIFLLLGLGGVFLINLWLEDWTVLSLIVLCCFLGYAYQGPPFRLGYVGLGEIICLVTFGPLAIAAAYYSQAKNFSFGSLIASSLIGLSTAIILLCSHFHQVKDDLAAGKKSPIVRLGTATGARVLTVAVVLFYILSVIFVLLKILPYVSLIVLFSIPTAWKLIHHVNTYHAQPEKVQNSKFLAVNFHFLSGLLLSISLISHN is encoded by the coding sequence ATGAAAACAACGGAAGAAGGTGTACAACCTATTGTTAAGCAGGAAGTTAGCAAGAGTCAACTGTGGTATGCGGCAATAAAACCCCCAATGTACACTGTAGCAGTAATCCCCGTCAGTTTTGGGACGGCCCTGGCCTACAGGGAAACAGGAGAATTCCACCTGACTGTGTATATAGTTTTCCTGCTTTCTGCTATTTGTATAATCGCCTGGTTGAATCTGAGTAATGACGTATTCGACTCGGAAACGGGGGTAGACGTAAATAAGGCCCACTCCGTGGTGAATCTGACAGGAAATGCCAGTCTTGTCTTCGCCATCAGTAACATTTTCCTGTTATTGGGGCTGGGAGGTGTATTCCTCATAAACCTATGGTTAGAGGACTGGACAGTATTGAGCCTGATTGTGCTATGTTGTTTTTTGGGGTATGCCTATCAAGGGCCTCCCTTTCGTCTAGGCTATGTAGGACTAGGGGAGATAATTTGTCTTGTCACCTTTGGGCCATTAGCCATAGCTGCCGCCTATTATAGTCAGGCGAAAAATTTTTCATTCGGTAGCCTAATAGCCTCTAGTCTAATTGGACTTTCTACTGCCATTATCCTATTGTGTTCCCACTTCCACCAGGTAAAAGACGATTTAGCGGCAGGGAAAAAATCCCCCATAGTCCGTTTAGGTACGGCCACCGGCGCCAGAGTATTAACTGTGGCAGTGGTGTTGTTTTATATTTTGAGTGTTATATTTGTTTTACTGAAAATACTGCCCTATGTAAGCCTAATAGTGTTGTTTTCCATTCCCACAGCCTGGAAACTTATTCACCATGTAAATACCTATCATGCACAGCCAGAAAAAGTCCAAAACAGCAAATTTCTAGCAGTTAATTTCCACTTCCTCAGTGGTTTGTTGTTATCCATTTCCCTGATATCCCATAATTGA
- a CDS encoding isochorismate synthase — MATIPESKSSFSLLDKLQEFKKLIFTNPPNSNFPLWTLSQEVPPIDPLVFFSLFRESGQECFYWENPNKQEAIVAIGTVKSLTISSINSGQLTRDRFSLCQDFFENNCFPYFSGINPSPILPYFLAYFTFFSTCSLDSFPVASIYIPRLLLTKRHSHYSVSLFSEYQVNNYSIFLDFFQQEIPDFYSLFPVGEKRSRITIEDNNPQEFLEKVNRSLEAIRECKLKKIVVAHGLELKIRGRFNLIRAIDNLRINHPECYIFALGNKNNEYFIGASPERILSIRGNNLMSDALAGSAPRGKTPDEDYRLGIELLNSEKDRREHQAVSDFIFEQLKSLGLRPKKEPLQLLKLSNIQHLWTPISAQIERKIKPLEILGKLHPTPAVAGEPIDVACQEIWEKEKLERTLYAAPIGWLDGEGNCDFIVGIRSALIRQNSARLYAGAGIVKGSNPQQELMEIRLKFQALLQALIAS, encoded by the coding sequence ATGGCAACTATTCCCGAAAGCAAATCTAGTTTTTCCCTTCTTGATAAGCTCCAAGAGTTTAAAAAATTAATTTTTACTAACCCTCCAAATTCCAACTTTCCCCTGTGGACCCTTTCCCAGGAGGTACCCCCTATAGATCCTCTTGTTTTTTTCTCTTTATTTCGAGAGAGTGGACAAGAATGTTTCTACTGGGAAAATCCCAACAAACAAGAGGCGATAGTTGCTATAGGAACTGTTAAAAGTCTCACAATCTCTAGCATTAATTCCGGTCAATTAACCCGGGACAGATTCTCCCTTTGCCAGGATTTTTTTGAAAACAATTGTTTCCCCTATTTTTCTGGTATTAATCCCAGTCCTATTCTCCCTTATTTCTTGGCATATTTCACTTTTTTCAGTACCTGCAGCTTGGATTCTTTCCCCGTCGCCAGTATATACATTCCCCGGCTCCTTCTCACCAAAAGACATTCTCATTATTCTGTTTCTCTATTCTCAGAGTATCAGGTTAACAATTATAGCATATTTTTAGATTTTTTTCAACAGGAAATACCTGATTTTTACTCCTTATTTCCTGTGGGGGAAAAAAGAAGCAGAATTACCATAGAAGATAACAATCCCCAGGAATTTTTGGAGAAGGTGAACAGGAGTCTTGAGGCTATTAGAGAGTGTAAACTAAAGAAAATAGTGGTGGCTCATGGCTTAGAACTGAAAATAAGGGGAAGGTTTAACCTAATAAGAGCCATAGATAATTTGAGGATTAATCATCCCGAGTGTTATATTTTTGCCCTAGGAAATAAAAATAACGAGTACTTCATTGGGGCAAGTCCAGAGAGAATACTGTCCATACGTGGTAACAATTTAATGAGTGATGCCTTGGCTGGCTCAGCCCCAAGGGGGAAAACCCCCGACGAGGATTATAGGCTGGGAATAGAACTGTTAAATAGCGAAAAAGATAGAAGAGAACATCAGGCAGTAAGTGATTTTATTTTTGAGCAATTGAAAAGCCTAGGCCTGAGGCCCAAAAAGGAGCCTCTACAGCTATTAAAACTTTCCAATATTCAGCATTTATGGACCCCAATATCTGCCCAAATTGAAAGGAAAATCAAACCTCTAGAAATATTGGGAAAACTACACCCTACTCCGGCAGTAGCGGGGGAACCAATTGATGTCGCCTGCCAGGAAATATGGGAGAAGGAAAAACTTGAACGAACCCTATATGCTGCACCAATAGGATGGCTGGACGGGGAGGGAAACTGTGATTTTATAGTGGGAATTCGCTCGGCGCTAATAAGACAAAATTCTGCCCGCCTCTACGCCGGTGCCGGAATAGTGAAGGGCTCTAATCCCCAACAGGAATTGATGGAAATAAGACTTAAATTTCAAGCACTTTTACAGGCCTTAATTGCCTCTTAG
- a CDS encoding ferredoxin--nitrite reductase has product MTQTVSEKTLETMKHFAEQYAKRTGTYFCADPSVTAVVIQGLARHKEELGAPLCPCRHYEDKEAEVKEGYWNCPCVPMRERKECHCMLFITPDNEFAGDKQEISWEDLTSVKY; this is encoded by the coding sequence ATGACACAGACCGTCAGTGAAAAAACCCTCGAAACAATGAAACATTTCGCCGAGCAATACGCCAAGAGAACAGGGACTTATTTTTGCGCCGATCCCTCTGTGACAGCAGTAGTAATACAAGGCCTAGCCCGTCACAAGGAGGAATTGGGAGCCCCCCTTTGCCCTTGTCGTCACTATGAGGATAAAGAGGCAGAGGTAAAAGAAGGCTACTGGAATTGCCCTTGTGTGCCCATGCGGGAAAGGAAAGAATGCCACTGTATGCTCTTTATAACACCGGACAACGAGTTCGCCGGCGACAAACAAGAAATCTCCTGGGAAGACCTTACTAGCGTCAAATATTAA